A genomic region of Pseudomonas frederiksbergensis contains the following coding sequences:
- a CDS encoding alpha/beta hydrolase family protein, giving the protein MKTAFGALFLICLTASALADDNPVGFQSSTLADSHNDRALEMVVWYPSATTATTQLIADDAVFVGASAVRDAPPAAGKHPLVVLSHGYRGNWSNQIWLASALAHKGYIVAAINHPGSTTHDRSPQAAAQLWQRPVDLSRAIEAVTTQPEKFGLVANDRIAVVGHSLGGWTALEIAGARFDPDRFARDCKAHPQLSSCTVYQRMNPASTSALKAGLAADLRDKRVTAVVTLDLGLSRGLTDESLAALPVPALVIAAGVPSQDLPAQLESANLAKRLPQASSRYVEISDASHFSFLSLCKPGAVALLEEAEPGDGIICRDGDSARPREVIQQQITSLITKFLAQSSGNREDI; this is encoded by the coding sequence TTGAAAACAGCTTTCGGCGCCCTGTTTCTGATCTGCCTGACTGCCAGCGCACTCGCTGACGATAACCCTGTCGGCTTCCAGTCCTCCACACTGGCGGACTCGCACAATGACCGCGCACTGGAGATGGTCGTCTGGTACCCCAGTGCAACGACCGCCACCACGCAATTGATCGCCGATGATGCGGTGTTCGTCGGGGCTTCTGCCGTTCGTGACGCGCCGCCCGCTGCTGGCAAGCATCCATTGGTGGTGCTCTCCCACGGGTACAGAGGTAACTGGAGCAACCAGATCTGGCTTGCCAGTGCTCTAGCTCATAAGGGTTACATCGTCGCCGCAATCAATCACCCTGGCAGCACCACTCATGACCGTAGCCCTCAAGCAGCGGCGCAGTTATGGCAGCGGCCCGTTGATCTAAGCCGAGCCATTGAAGCGGTCACAACTCAACCTGAAAAATTCGGCTTGGTCGCCAATGACCGAATTGCAGTGGTGGGCCATTCGCTCGGCGGCTGGACCGCCTTGGAGATCGCCGGTGCTCGTTTCGATCCAGACCGCTTCGCCCGTGACTGCAAAGCCCATCCGCAGTTGTCCAGTTGCACCGTTTATCAACGGATGAACCCCGCAAGCACCTCAGCATTGAAGGCCGGTTTGGCCGCCGATTTGCGCGATAAACGCGTCACCGCGGTGGTTACACTGGACCTGGGCCTTTCACGCGGGCTGACCGATGAAAGCCTTGCGGCGCTGCCGGTACCCGCGCTAGTGATCGCTGCCGGCGTACCGTCGCAAGACCTTCCCGCTCAGTTGGAGTCCGCCAACTTGGCCAAACGCCTGCCCCAAGCGTCAAGCCGTTACGTCGAAATCAGCGACGCAAGCCACTTCAGCTTCTTGTCGCTGTGCAAACCTGGCGCGGTGGCATTGCTCGAAGAAGCAGAACCAGGCGATGGCATCATTTGCCGGGATGGCGACAGCGCTCGCCCGCGTGAGGTGATTCAACAGCAGATTACATCGCTGATCACCAAGTTTCTGGCGCAGTCATCTGGCAACAGAGAGGACATTTAG
- the gfa gene encoding S-(hydroxymethyl)glutathione synthase, with the protein MNTLQLHPALDNGIQPAAANFAGGTLQCLCATDKVEVKIDAQTLHNHACGCSKCWKPQNAIFAVIAVVPRDKVSVIAHGEKLAIVDETATIQRHACKQCHAHLFGRIENKEHAFYGLDFVHTELSPQSGWAAPGFAAFVSSIIETGTPPAQMKAIRERLRSIGLEPYDCLSPDLMDALATHVAKQKGLLPAA; encoded by the coding sequence ATGAACACCTTGCAACTTCACCCTGCACTGGACAATGGTATCCAACCCGCCGCCGCGAACTTCGCAGGTGGCACCCTGCAATGCCTGTGTGCGACCGACAAGGTCGAGGTCAAGATCGACGCACAAACGCTGCATAACCACGCGTGTGGCTGCAGCAAATGCTGGAAACCACAAAACGCGATATTTGCCGTCATCGCCGTGGTGCCTCGAGATAAGGTCAGCGTCATTGCCCATGGCGAAAAACTGGCGATTGTCGACGAAACCGCCACCATCCAGCGCCACGCCTGCAAGCAGTGTCACGCCCATCTCTTTGGGCGCATCGAGAACAAGGAGCATGCGTTTTATGGCCTGGACTTCGTCCACACCGAGCTTTCGCCACAGAGCGGATGGGCTGCGCCGGGATTCGCAGCGTTCGTGTCCTCCATCATCGAAACCGGCACACCGCCAGCGCAAATGAAGGCTATCCGCGAGCGCCTGCGCTCGATCGGCCTCGAACCCTATGACTGCCTGTCCCCGGACTTGATGGACGCACTGGCGACTCATGTCGCCAAACAGAAAGGCCTGCTCCCCGCCGCCTGA
- a CDS encoding phage tail assembly chaperone — translation MIFSSKTTGLFHDADLGGELPADAFEISPELHAKLLSGQSELIMINFDTEPPSLIARPPMSAEHLADIERAWRDGQLATTDSVVARHRDELESGPTTTLTAEQYAALQVYRRELRDWPQSPDFPSQELRPAQPTWLIEQER, via the coding sequence ATGATTTTTTCCAGCAAGACAACTGGGCTGTTTCATGACGCCGATTTAGGCGGCGAGCTGCCAGCGGACGCTTTCGAAATATCCCCCGAGCTGCATGCTAAGCTTTTGAGCGGTCAGTCAGAGCTGATCATGATCAACTTTGATACCGAGCCACCCTCTCTGATTGCGCGCCCGCCAATGAGTGCTGAGCATTTGGCCGACATCGAGCGCGCCTGGCGTGACGGGCAGTTGGCGACAACCGACAGCGTCGTCGCGCGCCACCGTGACGAGCTAGAGAGTGGCCCGACAACCACGCTCACAGCCGAGCAATACGCGGCGCTACAAGTCTACCGGCGTGAGTTGCGTGACTGGCCACAATCGCCTGACTTCCCCTCTCAGGAACTTCGCCCCGCTCAACCCACCTGGCTCATTGAGCAGGAACGGTAA
- a CDS encoding gp53-like domain-containing protein, which produces MADLPESNEWALGVYQLETSDPVLGGPEGIDNLQAKQLASRTKWLRDQIQKIINDAAPLASPTFTGDPKAPTPLAGDNDLSVSNTEFVRTVVHGNTFIDVSGSGVLTLSAAQAGTGTLSLYGTLTGSRTIIVPTLPARYQVVNGTDGAFSLIVKTAGGSGVAVTQGTSTLLFVTGANTIAQQQSDFDSINLTGNPITPTPPPGDNDKSVANTEFVQAAINGAGSVNIAGAGSIALTATQLGTGIVYLSGVLTGNKTVIVPSAAARFQMQNITTGAFTVTVRTAMGAGIVITPNTSSLLFCDGTNVQLQQSDFISPVLRGIPKTSQPPRFDVSDQVMSTAAAQARGHQLSGFWSFAGPTVGIVAHVGGVVHCSGSGTNAYSLPDATANSIPVGAVIRVQNWGITTLYLNVQGADKMQENIDSSWTAATRSIPPDSHVDCMYIGTNYWLLTGTGVVGKTRPWGCLLGTSGYQKLPSGLIMQWFTASFLSAFKAAAFNLPIAFPGMHFGCHVSLTDSAIYDSAGTPFVAGMPNGLGQVLLQSNYTASQSAVRVLAFGI; this is translated from the coding sequence ATGGCCGATCTACCCGAATCAAATGAATGGGCACTCGGTGTCTATCAGCTCGAAACTTCAGATCCTGTGTTGGGCGGGCCGGAAGGTATCGATAACCTCCAGGCAAAACAGCTTGCGAGTCGCACCAAGTGGCTCAGGGATCAGATTCAGAAAATCATCAATGATGCAGCACCGTTGGCGAGCCCGACGTTCACGGGTGACCCAAAGGCGCCAACCCCGCTAGCCGGGGACAATGATTTGTCCGTGTCGAACACTGAATTCGTGCGTACGGTAGTGCACGGAAATACGTTCATTGATGTCTCGGGCTCTGGCGTTCTAACGCTGTCGGCGGCTCAGGCCGGGACCGGAACGCTGAGTCTGTACGGGACTCTCACCGGTAGCCGGACGATCATCGTGCCGACATTGCCCGCGCGTTATCAGGTGGTCAATGGCACCGATGGCGCCTTTTCCTTGATTGTGAAAACGGCGGGCGGTTCGGGGGTTGCAGTAACGCAGGGCACTTCAACTCTGTTGTTTGTGACGGGTGCAAACACCATTGCTCAGCAGCAGAGCGACTTTGACAGTATCAACCTGACCGGCAACCCGATAACCCCCACGCCGCCCCCTGGGGACAACGATAAGTCGGTAGCGAACACCGAATTTGTCCAGGCTGCTATCAATGGCGCGGGTTCAGTGAACATCGCGGGGGCCGGCAGCATTGCGCTGACAGCGACTCAACTGGGTACAGGCATTGTGTACCTATCAGGTGTGTTGACTGGCAACAAAACGGTAATCGTACCCAGCGCGGCCGCCCGGTTCCAAATGCAAAACATCACGACAGGCGCCTTTACGGTGACGGTGAGGACGGCGATGGGCGCCGGGATCGTTATCACGCCAAACACATCCTCTTTGCTGTTCTGTGATGGCACCAACGTGCAGTTGCAGCAATCGGACTTTATCAGTCCGGTATTGCGCGGAATTCCGAAAACTTCACAGCCGCCCCGCTTTGATGTCAGCGACCAGGTTATGAGCACGGCGGCGGCACAAGCCAGGGGGCATCAGTTGTCAGGCTTTTGGTCTTTCGCCGGCCCAACGGTCGGGATCGTCGCGCACGTTGGCGGGGTGGTTCATTGCTCCGGTTCGGGGACCAACGCCTATAGCCTGCCTGACGCCACCGCGAACAGCATCCCGGTCGGTGCGGTGATTCGGGTGCAGAATTGGGGGATCACCACCCTGTATCTGAACGTGCAAGGCGCGGACAAGATGCAGGAAAACATTGATAGTTCATGGACCGCCGCAACGCGGTCGATTCCGCCAGATTCCCACGTTGATTGCATGTACATCGGCACCAACTATTGGCTGCTGACCGGCACGGGTGTCGTCGGCAAAACACGGCCGTGGGGCTGTCTGTTGGGTACGTCGGGCTATCAGAAGCTGCCGTCAGGTTTGATCATGCAATGGTTTACCGCGAGCTTTCTTTCAGCCTTTAAGGCCGCTGCCTTCAACCTGCCAATCGCCTTTCCCGGCATGCATTTTGGCTGCCACGTCAGCCTGACGGATAGCGCCATTTACGACAGTGCCGGGACGCCCTTCGTAGCAGGCATGCCAAATGGTCTTGGGCAGGTACTTTTGCAATCCAACTACACCGCCAGTCAATCGGCGGTGCGTGTGTTGGCCTTCGGGATTTAA
- a CDS encoding phage tail protein I has protein sequence MADQQLPPALAGDERFALLCELLDETLAELDLNVMLVYLIDLVKTSLLPTLADQFSLLDEAAWMLAESEEVKRNLIKSAAELHRFKGTPWAMREVIRLLGFGEVVLLEGLNNQVHNGSITRDGSHVHGAPSAWALYRVYLQRVITNDQAALLRRLLLSVAPTRCRLVSLDYQSVAIRHNGIARRDGQYNHGSS, from the coding sequence ATGGCTGATCAGCAACTGCCGCCCGCGTTGGCCGGTGATGAACGTTTTGCGCTGCTCTGTGAGCTGCTTGACGAGACGTTGGCCGAACTCGATCTCAACGTGATGTTGGTCTACCTGATCGACCTGGTGAAAACGTCACTGCTGCCAACCTTGGCCGATCAGTTCTCGCTCCTCGATGAGGCCGCCTGGATGTTGGCCGAGTCTGAGGAGGTCAAGCGCAACCTGATCAAGAGCGCCGCCGAGCTGCATCGCTTCAAAGGCACGCCCTGGGCGATGCGCGAGGTTATTCGGCTGCTGGGTTTCGGCGAGGTGGTCCTGCTGGAAGGCTTGAACAACCAGGTGCACAACGGCTCCATCACCAGGGATGGGAGTCACGTCCATGGTGCCCCTTCAGCGTGGGCGCTTTACCGAGTGTATCTCCAGCGCGTCATTACCAACGATCAGGCGGCGCTCTTGCGTCGCCTTCTACTTTCCGTCGCACCGACTCGTTGCCGTCTGGTGTCGCTCGACTATCAGTCAGTAGCCATCCGGCACAACGGAATTGCCCGCCGCGACGGCCAATACAATCATGGGAGCAGCTAA
- a CDS encoding baseplate assembly protein, whose protein sequence is MRELPKPEFIKIDPAALEAELIARYEKKSGKTLYPAQIERLYIDQIAYAATRLQMGIQNAGEQLLVRFARGPILDYLGELVATPRLLAQPARCPLRFRMPAAVTEPLLIAVGTQVSTQDAKLTFVTDRDVVIAVGQTQVTVTATCLSAGELGNGWTIGQISSIGTSPAAGLVASNTSVTTDGVEDEEDDRYRERIILAPEAFSNAGSRGAYRYHALAVHQSIIDVAVHGPDEGQPDGHVALYPLTTNGLPSDDLLQRVKNQVSGEKVRPLCDTVHSLSPTEVDYQIKAQITFYANADRVAAMAAAQAAADAYAIERRAGLGRDIVQEQLTALLQVTGVYRADLELPAALRELQGNEWANCTSIHLIDAGVAYG, encoded by the coding sequence CCCGAGTTCATCAAGATTGATCCTGCTGCGCTTGAAGCCGAACTGATTGCCCGCTATGAGAAAAAGTCCGGCAAAACCTTGTACCCGGCCCAGATCGAACGCCTGTACATCGACCAGATTGCCTATGCCGCCACTCGGTTGCAGATGGGTATTCAGAACGCAGGCGAGCAGCTCCTGGTGCGTTTCGCACGCGGACCGATCCTCGACTACCTCGGTGAATTGGTGGCTACACCCAGGCTCTTGGCACAACCCGCTCGATGCCCTTTGCGTTTCCGCATGCCCGCCGCTGTTACAGAACCGTTGTTGATTGCGGTTGGTACTCAGGTCAGTACCCAGGATGCGAAGCTGACGTTCGTGACGGATCGGGATGTTGTTATTGCCGTGGGGCAGACCCAGGTGACTGTCACTGCGACATGCCTGAGTGCTGGTGAGTTGGGTAATGGTTGGACTATCGGGCAGATCAGCAGCATCGGTACCTCGCCAGCAGCGGGTCTGGTCGCCAGTAACACCAGCGTCACGACTGACGGTGTCGAGGACGAAGAGGATGACCGTTACCGTGAGCGGATCATCCTGGCGCCTGAGGCGTTCAGCAATGCCGGTAGTCGCGGCGCCTATCGCTACCACGCGTTGGCCGTGCATCAGTCGATTATTGATGTCGCCGTGCATGGGCCGGACGAAGGGCAACCCGATGGTCATGTCGCGCTGTACCCGTTGACCACCAACGGATTGCCCTCGGACGACCTGCTGCAAAGGGTCAAGAATCAGGTCAGTGGCGAAAAGGTTCGTCCCTTATGCGACACGGTTCACTCATTATCACCGACCGAGGTGGACTATCAGATCAAGGCGCAGATCACTTTCTACGCCAACGCGGATCGCGTAGCAGCCATGGCTGCCGCGCAAGCAGCCGCTGACGCGTATGCCATCGAGCGTCGGGCCGGACTCGGGCGGGATATTGTCCAGGAGCAATTGACTGCACTGCTCCAAGTGACTGGTGTCTACCGCGCCGATTTGGAATTGCCTGCGGCTCTACGCGAACTGCAGGGCAACGAGTGGGCGAACTGCACCTCGATCCATCTGATCGATGCCGGGGTGGCTTATGGCTGA